From the Metamycoplasma hominis ATCC 23114 genome, one window contains:
- the tsaD gene encoding tRNA (adenosine(37)-N6)-threonylcarbamoyltransferase complex transferase subunit TsaD, with the protein MLIFAIESSHDDTSFALLEDNKPIWMETISQIDIHRKYGGTVPELASRLHVKNIGILIEKLKKIIDIKKIDYVAYTKEPGLVGSLHVGYVVANAIAMLLEKPILPLNHLEGHFFSAFIGKEVEYPALGLIVSGGHSQLMLYKSKNEYEVIGQTQDDAVGEVFDKIARKLNLGFPGGPIIDKKWMEFRDKYTGHFTIPHTETQLNFSFSGLKTQVINLINNQINRKQEINVDQYATMFENTVVLYLKNHLEIAIKKYHPRVIVLAGGVSANKAIREMFLNVHSNAIIPEMKYTTDNAMMIARLAYELLRRDR; encoded by the coding sequence ATGTTAATTTTTGCCATAGAAAGTTCTCATGATGATACATCATTTGCTTTATTAGAAGATAACAAACCAATTTGAATGGAAACAATTAGCCAAATAGACATTCACAGAAAATATGGAGGCACAGTTCCAGAATTAGCATCAAGATTACATGTAAAAAATATAGGTATTTTAATTGAAAAATTAAAAAAAATAATTGATATTAAAAAGATTGACTATGTAGCATATACAAAAGAACCAGGATTAGTTGGTTCTTTACATGTCGGATATGTTGTTGCTAATGCAATAGCAATGTTACTTGAAAAACCTATATTACCTTTAAATCATTTAGAAGGGCATTTTTTCTCTGCTTTTATAGGCAAAGAAGTTGAATACCCTGCTTTAGGTTTAATTGTTTCAGGTGGGCATTCACAATTAATGTTATATAAATCAAAAAATGAATACGAAGTTATAGGTCAAACTCAAGATGATGCCGTCGGAGAAGTATTTGATAAAATAGCAAGAAAATTAAATTTGGGTTTTCCTGGAGGACCTATTATTGATAAAAAATGAATGGAATTTAGAGATAAATACACAGGACATTTTACTATTCCACATACTGAAACTCAATTAAACTTTTCATTTAGTGGATTAAAAACACAAGTTATAAATCTTATAAATAACCAAATCAATAGAAAACAAGAGATCAATGTTGATCAATATGCAACAATGTTTGAAAATACAGTAGTCTTATATTTAAAAAATCATTTAGAAATTGCAATTAAAAAATATCATCCAAGAGTAATTGTTTTGGCAGGCGGAGTAAGTGCTAATAAAGCAATTAGAGAAATGTTTTTAAATGTCCATTCAAATGCCATAATTCCGGAAATGAAATATACAACTGATAATGCAATGATGATTGCTAGGTTAGCATATGAACTATTAAGGAGAGATAGATAA
- a CDS encoding YitT family protein, with amino-acid sequence MSLEDKKITKINKIILTKEQKHQRYLEKMKILNPQKINLINVWKKYPKKLFWMLVSAFLYNIAITVFLKKAATIASGTSSLSQIITFTAPATAQFYGLFYVLVNLPLMFIYWRLNPRTFMVITYYWMFFQLIVQCIFIEYQGRASNPIVNFINQRINLYDPIGQTFTNNGLTYKFYWDPYGFDTRVLNYINKENYQDIFNYALSISTKTAWTGSSLSRDDLAIAKYLANLFKTNDLKMVFDNAKLIFKETSSLSLANIPSLLTGIDLKGGQNTKIYGIYNGQNWPILIYAILGGIMEGLASIVAWKQRGSIGGTSVISNYIAYKNKKPVGTVFLMVAICFSSCSTIVIGSLEYTRNIIGHTWDFSEFLVRIMGTAIYLLVFSMLVNKFYPKYKKVRIDIYTTKPELVAERFKQIGYVHSFNVFNGFGGYNHQDFGKIETIALYLEKESILEEVRSVDKKAWISISNIHGLIGSFDTSYVD; translated from the coding sequence ATGAGTTTAGAAGATAAAAAAATAACTAAAATCAATAAAATCATTCTTACTAAAGAGCAAAAACACCAACGGTATTTAGAAAAAATGAAAATTCTAAATCCACAAAAAATAAATTTAATAAATGTCTGAAAAAAATATCCTAAAAAGTTGTTTTGAATGCTTGTAAGTGCATTTTTATATAATATTGCAATTACAGTATTTTTAAAAAAAGCAGCAACAATAGCTTCAGGAACTTCATCTTTATCTCAAATAATTACTTTTACAGCGCCTGCAACCGCACAATTTTATGGTTTATTTTATGTATTAGTTAACTTACCTTTAATGTTCATTTATTGACGGTTAAATCCTAGAACGTTTATGGTAATAACTTATTATTGAATGTTTTTCCAATTAATTGTACAATGTATATTTATTGAATATCAAGGAAGAGCATCAAATCCTATTGTTAACTTCATTAATCAAAGAATTAATCTCTATGATCCAATAGGACAAACTTTTACAAATAACGGATTAACATACAAATTTTATTGAGATCCATATGGTTTCGATACAAGAGTATTAAATTATATTAATAAAGAAAATTATCAAGATATTTTTAACTACGCTTTAAGTATATCAACTAAAACAGCTTGAACTGGCAGTTCATTGTCAAGAGATGATTTAGCTATTGCCAAGTATCTAGCCAACTTATTTAAAACTAACGATTTAAAAATGGTATTTGATAACGCAAAATTAATTTTTAAAGAAACTAGTTCTTTATCACTTGCTAATATCCCTAGTCTATTAACAGGTATTGATTTAAAAGGCGGTCAAAATACTAAAATTTATGGAATATATAATGGCCAAAATTGACCTATTTTGATATATGCAATTCTTGGGGGAATAATGGAAGGCCTTGCATCAATAGTTGCCTGAAAACAACGTGGTTCAATTGGCGGTACATCTGTTATTTCTAATTACATTGCATATAAAAATAAAAAACCAGTAGGAACAGTATTTTTAATGGTTGCAATTTGCTTCTCATCATGTTCAACAATTGTAATAGGTTCATTAGAATATACAAGAAACATTATTGGGCATACATGAGATTTTTCAGAATTTTTAGTAAGAATTATGGGCACTGCAATTTACTTATTAGTATTTTCAATGTTAGTAAATAAGTTCTATCCAAAATACAAGAAAGTAAGAATTGATATTTACACCACAAAACCAGAACTAGTTGCTGAAAGATTCAAACAAATTGGATATGTGCACTCATTTAATGTATTCAACGGATTTGGTGGATATAACCATCAAGATTTTGGGAAAATTGAAACAATTGCCCTATATTTAGAAAAAGAATCAATTTTAGAAGAAGTTAGAAGCGTTGATAAAAAAGCCTGAATAAGTATCTCAAATATTCATGGATTAATTGGTTCATTTGATACCTCATACGTAGATTAA
- the thiI gene encoding tRNA uracil 4-sulfurtransferase ThiI produces MDYNKILIRYGELTLKGENKKDFIRQLHNNLSWYIEKSEIKTEYDRAFVDYSQKNLDCLKYIFGISSYSPVYETETSLINIENIVKEIISKKQFDSFAINARRHNKNFSMTSSELNMYFGGIVLKQMPDKQVKLKNPDLTIYIEIRDQRSFVFCDYFDGLGGMPVLSSGKCIHLISGGIDSPVAANLLQKRGLKIVFLNFITPPQTDEKTIAKIDEIVNILKKYQGNAMLYQINYSKVMEYIGLISNQKYKITLMRRSFYRIANLIAKKENIKAISNGENLAQVASQTLESIYTISEVCDLPIFRPLISFDKNETIAIAKKINTLDVSIVRACETCELFAPKNPVTKPNRQEAYKLEEEELPLIKEFENECIENAIIKKYSI; encoded by the coding sequence ATGGACTACAATAAAATTTTAATTAGATATGGCGAATTGACTCTTAAAGGCGAAAATAAAAAGGATTTTATTAGGCAATTGCATAACAACCTATCTTGATATATAGAAAAATCAGAAATCAAAACCGAATATGATCGGGCATTTGTTGATTATTCGCAAAAGAACTTAGACTGCTTAAAATATATTTTTGGAATTTCTTCATATTCACCTGTATATGAAACAGAAACTAGCCTAATCAATATTGAAAATATAGTAAAAGAAATAATTAGCAAAAAACAATTTGATAGTTTTGCAATAAATGCGCGAAGACACAACAAGAATTTTTCAATGACTTCAAGTGAATTAAATATGTATTTTGGGGGTATTGTTTTAAAACAAATGCCTGACAAACAAGTTAAATTAAAAAATCCTGATTTAACTATATATATTGAAATAAGAGATCAACGTAGCTTTGTTTTTTGCGATTATTTTGACGGCTTAGGTGGCATGCCGGTATTAAGTTCTGGAAAATGCATACATCTAATTAGTGGAGGTATTGATTCACCTGTAGCAGCGAATTTATTACAAAAAAGGGGCTTAAAAATAGTGTTTTTAAATTTTATTACCCCTCCTCAAACTGATGAAAAAACAATTGCAAAAATAGATGAAATTGTTAATATATTAAAAAAATATCAAGGCAATGCTATGTTATATCAAATTAACTATAGCAAAGTGATGGAATACATCGGTCTTATAAGCAATCAAAAATACAAAATAACTTTAATGAGAAGATCATTTTATAGAATAGCAAATCTTATTGCAAAAAAAGAAAATATTAAAGCAATTTCAAATGGCGAAAATTTAGCCCAAGTTGCCTCTCAAACTCTTGAATCTATTTATACTATCTCCGAAGTTTGTGATTTGCCTATTTTTAGACCTTTAATTTCTTTTGACAAAAATGAAACTATTGCTATAGCAAAAAAAATTAACACATTAGATGTTTCAATAGTAAGGGCGTGTGAAACATGTGAATTATTTGCTCCTAAAAATCCAGTAACCAAGCCTAATAGGCAAGAAGCTTATAAATTAGAAGAAGAAGAATTACCTCTAATAAAAGAATTTGAAAATGAATGCATTGAGAATGCTATTATAAAAAAATATTCAATATAA
- the rplI gene encoding 50S ribosomal protein L9, which translates to MKVILIKEYQKHKKNEIIEVTDGFAKNFLIKNGYAQPINKQTLANLDRVKSNIAEDLANQIAKANEIKQLIESLVLKFYLKSNGNIVHGNVTTKAIEKELIKNNIKIPSHAFESGVTYNTFGLHDVKIKLHDQVTATLKINIIEEK; encoded by the coding sequence ATGAAAGTAATATTAATTAAAGAATACCAAAAACATAAAAAAAATGAAATCATTGAAGTTACAGACGGTTTTGCAAAAAACTTTTTAATTAAAAATGGTTATGCTCAACCAATTAACAAACAAACATTGGCAAATTTAGATAGAGTTAAATCAAATATTGCAGAAGATTTAGCAAATCAAATAGCCAAGGCTAATGAAATCAAACAATTAATTGAATCATTAGTTTTAAAATTCTATTTAAAATCTAATGGAAATATAGTGCACGGAAACGTTACAACAAAAGCAATTGAAAAAGAATTAATAAAAAACAACATTAAAATCCCAAGCCATGCATTTGAATCAGGGGTAACATATAATACTTTTGGGTTGCATGATGTAAAAATTAAATTACATGACCAAGTAACTGCAACACTAAAAATAAATATCATAGAAGAGAAATAA
- the rpmG gene encoding 50S ribosomal protein L33 → MNTKSKKVTLACQVCLHKNYSVNKSNEKRLEINKFCKFCNQQTLHKEEK, encoded by the coding sequence ATGAATACAAAGTCAAAGAAGGTTACATTAGCCTGCCAAGTATGTTTGCATAAAAATTACTCGGTAAATAAAAGCAATGAAAAGAGACTAGAGATTAACAAATTTTGCAAATTTTGTAATCAACAAACATTGCACAAAGAGGAAAAATAA
- a CDS encoding DHH family phosphoesterase codes for MKNKDIQKIYIALQVILLFILPTILFFIGIFCLKTQQSKIALMAIYTLFLIGLAIYLTIILQRYFKNSILAKKSLEFYLQSEFNQFGTGILIFLNSGKIIWASESLKIKFHNNLINKNIKDIFNIKQWTSDNQEFMYEIDGCNYEVHISFEKNLVILRDVTAQQNLLDDYKKQRIVFGELDIDNINLYQTFLSQEEIFKIYASVVNLLDEISKKYNVIYRQYENGRFFLITNKETLEELERDSFNVITSVKNKIIVKDVLISISGGFGYGIFKYDTLVKLAKDALMQSQMRGGDQITVLTKNEKARHYGSSSEIDVNLSRTNVNYIAQNLLEKIKSKDIENVIAYGHKNADLDALGSTYAILQLALAYKKNAYIQNKTFDSTTQRVIDKMSKETQEYFISPKEAESINNEKTLVVICDTSDDTRIENANVFKNIKKENIMIIDHHRINKNTDEIAYRENVYIDSSASSASEILTEIITLLHEEDKINNDTAQYLLDGIYLDTNTFKKQTSAKTFAAASILQKWGAQNDKSVDTLKFDEKVFKIVQELLANLQEIKKGYFLAYKNIEASTDIISIASDEILRVNGRKAAFVVAKLPGTKTYKMSARGINTNVQIIAEAVNGGGHFGAAAAETTENLNLFVDNIIQAIVSVKDNESNIN; via the coding sequence ATGAAAAACAAAGATATTCAAAAAATTTATATAGCTTTACAAGTTATCCTATTATTTATTTTGCCAACAATATTATTCTTTATTGGCATTTTTTGTTTAAAGACTCAACAGTCAAAAATAGCGTTAATGGCAATTTACACTTTATTTTTAATCGGCCTTGCAATTTATTTAACTATTATTTTGCAACGTTATTTTAAAAACTCAATATTAGCTAAAAAATCATTGGAATTTTATTTACAAAGCGAATTTAATCAATTTGGTACGGGAATTTTGATATTTTTAAATAGTGGAAAAATTATATGAGCATCAGAATCTTTAAAAATAAAATTTCATAACAATTTAATCAACAAAAACATTAAAGATATTTTTAATATAAAACAATGAACTTCAGATAATCAAGAATTCATGTATGAAATAGACGGATGCAATTACGAAGTTCATATATCATTTGAAAAAAATCTAGTTATTTTAAGAGATGTTACTGCTCAACAAAATTTATTAGATGACTATAAAAAACAAAGAATTGTGTTTGGGGAATTGGACATTGACAATATTAATTTATATCAAACATTTTTATCCCAAGAAGAAATTTTTAAAATTTATGCTTCTGTAGTAAATTTATTAGATGAAATATCTAAAAAATACAATGTTATTTATAGACAATACGAAAACGGAAGATTCTTTTTAATAACAAATAAAGAAACATTAGAAGAATTAGAACGAGATAGTTTTAATGTTATAACTTCAGTAAAAAACAAAATAATTGTTAAAGATGTTTTGATATCAATTTCTGGTGGATTTGGTTATGGTATTTTTAAATACGATACGTTAGTCAAATTAGCAAAAGATGCTCTAATGCAATCTCAAATGCGGGGTGGCGATCAAATTACAGTTTTAACAAAAAATGAAAAAGCTAGACACTATGGCTCAAGCTCGGAAATTGATGTAAATCTATCAAGGACAAATGTAAACTATATAGCACAAAACTTATTAGAAAAGATAAAATCAAAAGATATTGAAAATGTTATAGCCTATGGCCATAAGAATGCAGACCTTGATGCTTTGGGTTCAACATATGCAATTTTGCAATTAGCATTAGCCTATAAAAAGAATGCTTATATTCAAAACAAGACATTTGATAGTACTACTCAAAGAGTTATTGATAAAATGTCGAAGGAAACTCAAGAATATTTTATTAGTCCTAAAGAAGCAGAAAGCATCAACAACGAAAAAACATTGGTTGTAATTTGCGATACTTCAGATGATACTAGAATTGAAAATGCTAATGTCTTTAAAAACATAAAAAAAGAAAATATCATGATAATTGATCATCATAGAATAAACAAAAATACTGATGAAATAGCATATAGAGAAAATGTATATATTGATTCCTCGGCGTCATCTGCTTCTGAAATATTAACAGAAATCATCACATTGTTACACGAAGAAGATAAAATTAATAATGATACAGCGCAATATTTATTAGATGGAATTTATTTAGATACTAATACATTTAAAAAGCAAACAAGTGCTAAAACTTTTGCAGCAGCATCAATATTGCAAAAATGAGGAGCACAAAATGATAAATCTGTTGATACATTAAAATTCGATGAAAAAGTATTTAAGATTGTTCAAGAATTATTAGCCAATTTGCAAGAAATTAAAAAAGGATATTTCTTGGCATACAAAAATATTGAAGCATCAACAGATATTATTTCAATAGCGTCAGATGAAATATTAAGAGTTAATGGTAGGAAAGCTGCATTTGTTGTTGCTAAATTACCAGGAACAAAAACATACAAAATGTCAGCAAGAGGAATTAATACAAATGTTCAAATTATAGCCGAAGCAGTTAACGGCGGTGGCCATTTTGGGGCAGCCGCTGCTGAAACAACTGAAAATTTGAATTTATTTGTTGACAATATAATACAAGCAATAGTGAGTGTGAAAGATAATGAAAGTAATATTAATTAA
- a CDS encoding tRNA (adenosine(37)-N6)-threonylcarbamoyltransferase complex ATPase subunit type 1 TsaE, translated as MSNLKFIYKNNEPLDKLVDYILSFKNLEALLLIGELGAGKTTLTSQIAKKLNEPKTVISPTFNTILVYDKFVHIDAYKLTTNLFAYEDYFEDKLAIIEWAENVTLPKFKHYIKIKVYFDNEQNHVFEVMEEQ; from the coding sequence ATGTCAAATCTAAAATTTATTTATAAAAATAACGAACCATTAGATAAACTAGTTGACTATATTTTGTCATTTAAAAATTTAGAAGCCTTGCTTTTAATAGGCGAACTCGGAGCAGGCAAAACAACTTTAACAAGTCAAATAGCAAAAAAATTAAACGAACCAAAGACTGTAATATCACCCACATTCAATACGATTTTAGTGTATGATAAATTTGTACATATTGATGCTTATAAATTAACTACAAATTTATTTGCTTATGAAGATTATTTTGAAGATAAATTAGCAATTATTGAATGAGCAGAAAATGTGACATTGCCCAAATTTAAACATTATATAAAAATAAAAGTTTATTTTGACAATGAACAAAACCATGTATTTGAAGTTATGGAGGAACAATAG
- the secE gene encoding preprotein translocase subunit SecE, with the protein MTREQKKQAKLQAKAEKGQVKLYTFRNWIKEIKRVIWPKSAKSWKWFGITILFLVLMAAFCFAITLGFSSLWNSVGIKA; encoded by the coding sequence ATGACTAGAGAACAAAAAAAACAAGCTAAATTGCAAGCAAAAGCAGAAAAAGGCCAAGTTAAGCTATATACATTTCGAAATTGAATAAAGGAAATAAAGAGAGTTATCTGGCCAAAATCTGCAAAATCTTGAAAATGATTTGGTATTACAATTTTATTTCTAGTTTTAATGGCTGCATTTTGTTTTGCAATAACCCTTGGATTTAGTAGTTTATGAAATTCAGTAGGAATAAAGGCTTAG
- the nusG gene encoding transcription termination/antitermination protein NusG: MELTNNDFKWYMISTVSGKEENVIESLKNKIAAQRMDEYFKDIRMFKEPHLSNKELEKKQRNEEFTVKFVNMYKGYIFLNMAMTDDTWYLVRNTQYVTGLIGSSGNKTKPTQISDKKFQLMIDKEAMLLAKFKAGDIETAFKEGALVKISSGIFKDEVGEIIKNNDITQKAFVNIEQFGRKVPTEFDYADLEIVG; encoded by the coding sequence ATGGAATTAACAAATAATGATTTTAAATGATATATGATTTCAACAGTTTCAGGCAAAGAAGAAAATGTTATAGAATCATTAAAAAATAAAATTGCTGCTCAAAGAATGGATGAATATTTTAAAGATATAAGGATGTTTAAAGAACCCCATCTATCAAATAAAGAATTAGAAAAGAAGCAAAGAAACGAAGAATTTACTGTTAAATTTGTAAATATGTACAAAGGTTATATTTTTTTAAATATGGCAATGACTGATGATACATGATATCTTGTTAGAAATACTCAATATGTAACCGGGCTAATTGGTTCAAGTGGTAACAAAACAAAACCAACCCAAATAAGTGATAAAAAATTCCAATTAATGATTGATAAAGAAGCAATGTTGCTAGCTAAATTTAAAGCAGGGGACATTGAAACTGCTTTTAAAGAAGGGGCTTTAGTAAAAATTTCTAGTGGAATATTCAAAGATGAAGTTGGCGAAATAATTAAAAATAATGATATTACCCAAAAAGCCTTTGTTAATATTGAACAATTTGGTAGAAAAGTTCCAACTGAATTTGATTATGCAGATCTAGAAATAGTAGGTTAA
- a CDS encoding M42 family metallopeptidase, with protein sequence MTRENQFKERLIKYMEIEAMSRYEEPVVNELKKELANEGFEFSRDNFGCLIMHKPSKNPNAPKVLLAAHMDEVGYVVRNFDKKGQLYLSTVGGVWPCAVIGTKAKLITSNNETFIGLFGHTSIHIMQEEERKKAITENELFADFGFKSDEDAIAHGVNVGDRVYMSGETILFNDQNLIGGKAMDNRAGVTVLEFVAKAVAKLDLDIDLYLVGTVQEEVGTRGAKTVASMIDPDISIAVDTSASHDTPNTIPGNVSLYKGAALRLKDRGTMMDPKLVQFFVDLSKKYNIPTFKYVAMGGGTDAFELQFSKGGAATLTISLPQRYLHSPIGVCCISDLLAAVDLLTKFLTDFKQSDWENIQYK encoded by the coding sequence ATGACAAGAGAAAATCAATTCAAAGAAAGATTAATAAAATATATGGAAATTGAAGCAATGTCTCGTTATGAAGAACCAGTTGTTAATGAATTAAAAAAAGAATTAGCTAATGAAGGATTTGAATTTAGCAGAGATAATTTTGGCTGTTTAATTATGCACAAGCCATCTAAAAATCCAAATGCTCCTAAAGTTTTATTAGCAGCACACATGGATGAAGTTGGATATGTAGTAAGAAATTTTGATAAAAAAGGACAATTATATTTATCAACAGTTGGTGGCGTATGACCATGTGCAGTTATTGGAACCAAAGCAAAATTAATTACTTCAAATAACGAAACATTTATTGGATTATTTGGACATACAAGTATTCATATAATGCAAGAAGAAGAAAGAAAGAAAGCAATTACAGAAAATGAATTATTTGCTGATTTTGGTTTCAAAAGCGATGAAGATGCTATTGCTCATGGTGTTAATGTTGGTGATAGAGTTTACATGAGCGGAGAAACAATACTATTTAATGATCAAAATTTAATTGGTGGAAAAGCAATGGACAACCGTGCTGGTGTAACCGTGTTAGAATTTGTTGCTAAAGCTGTTGCAAAATTAGATCTTGACATTGATCTATATTTAGTAGGTACGGTTCAAGAAGAAGTTGGAACAAGAGGAGCTAAAACAGTTGCGTCTATGATTGATCCAGACATTTCAATAGCAGTTGATACTTCTGCATCTCACGATACACCTAATACAATTCCTGGAAATGTTTCTTTATATAAGGGAGCTGCTTTAAGATTAAAAGATAGAGGAACAATGATGGATCCAAAATTGGTACAATTTTTTGTTGATTTATCTAAGAAATATAATATTCCAACATTTAAATATGTAGCCATGGGTGGTGGTACTGATGCCTTTGAATTACAATTTTCAAAAGGTGGGGCAGCCACATTAACAATTTCATTACCTCAAAGATATTTGCATTCACCAATTGGAGTATGTTGCATAAGTGATTTATTGGCAGCCGTTGATTTGTTAACAAAATTTTTAACTGATTTTAAACAATCTGATTGAGAAAATATTCAATATAAATAA
- the yihA gene encoding ribosome biogenesis GTP-binding protein YihA/YsxC, with protein MWKFLKSCKSHDDFINSDNIQYVFWGRSNVGKSSLINSLASCNIAKTSSYPGRTQLINYFESNKNKIIIDLPGYGYAKISKKLQDKISFMIDFYFKNDKNNKKVLLLIDAKIGFSASDLEIIEYLNDLKIKFDIVVTKIDKANQSQRYCVKNQALSLKTVENIFLVSSEKKQGIEEIMQFYDL; from the coding sequence ATGTGAAAATTCTTAAAAAGTTGTAAGAGCCACGATGATTTTATTAATTCTGACAATATACAATATGTATTTTGAGGAAGATCTAATGTTGGAAAATCATCATTAATTAATTCTCTGGCTTCTTGCAATATTGCAAAAACATCATCTTATCCAGGAAGAACACAATTAATTAATTACTTTGAAAGTAACAAAAATAAAATAATTATTGATTTACCAGGCTATGGTTATGCAAAAATATCAAAGAAATTGCAAGATAAAATTTCTTTTATGATTGACTTTTATTTTAAAAATGATAAAAACAATAAAAAAGTGTTGCTATTAATTGATGCTAAAATTGGTTTTAGCGCTAGTGATTTAGAAATAATAGAATATCTTAACGATCTTAAAATAAAATTTGATATAGTTGTTACAAAAATCGACAAGGCAAATCAATCTCAACGTTATTGCGTTAAAAATCAAGCCTTGTCTTTAAAAACAGTTGAAAATATTTTTTTAGTATCATCTGAAAAAAAACAAGGTATTGAAGAAATAATGCAATTTTATGACTTGTAG
- the dnaB gene encoding replicative DNA helicase, protein MNIQEERELAIINNETSLLGLLIREPNCYLTIAEILKPEMFHFKNNQILFKSISEVHIASKQFDIANLLSYLNDQKLIDHIGSFGYNGSEYISWLTKNAGFSAELESYAKKIIDQYKKDRLRDLLNSSINIMENKPYEISDLLSNLQLNLINLDISEINTAYEQVGNKADELFNRIMSKEKSDIGVGLSFGFPPLDELILGANPGDLIILAARPAMGKTAFALNIANNVAKNNKTVLFFSLEMSNSQIVQRMMSIDSLVPISLMRKNEISTENAKNLAWTVSEMKQWKMYLNDKPTSTISDITTIAKRFARNNKVDLVVVDYLQLMSDSSKASMENRQLEVSKISRSLKQLARELECPVLALSQLSRNVEKREDKTPILSDLRESGTIEQDADMVIFLHRKDYYNKHNINDDNDKVEAIDKSEIVNGSSSLTNVIVAKNRHGAIGIVQLLFQPECNRFIYEKKKN, encoded by the coding sequence ATGAACATTCAAGAAGAAAGAGAATTAGCAATTATTAATAATGAAACATCGTTATTAGGTTTATTAATTAGGGAACCAAATTGTTATTTAACAATTGCTGAAATTTTAAAACCTGAAATGTTTCATTTTAAAAATAATCAAATTCTTTTTAAATCTATTTCAGAAGTTCATATTGCCTCTAAACAATTCGATATAGCCAACTTATTGAGTTATTTGAATGACCAAAAATTAATTGATCACATTGGTTCATTTGGCTATAATGGTAGTGAATATATTAGTTGACTTACTAAAAACGCAGGTTTTAGCGCTGAACTAGAGTCATATGCAAAAAAAATAATTGATCAATACAAGAAAGATCGTTTACGAGATTTATTGAATAGTTCAATAAATATTATGGAAAACAAACCTTATGAAATTTCAGATTTATTATCCAATTTACAATTGAATTTAATCAACCTAGATATTTCAGAAATAAATACTGCTTATGAACAAGTGGGAAATAAAGCAGATGAACTATTTAATAGAATAATGAGTAAAGAAAAATCAGATATTGGCGTTGGCCTTTCTTTTGGATTTCCACCATTGGATGAATTAATTTTAGGCGCCAATCCCGGAGATTTGATAATTTTAGCAGCTCGCCCAGCTATGGGAAAAACTGCTTTTGCTTTAAATATAGCAAATAATGTTGCCAAAAACAATAAAACGGTGCTATTTTTTTCTCTTGAAATGTCAAATTCACAAATTGTTCAAAGAATGATGTCAATTGATTCCTTGGTTCCGATTAGTTTAATGAGAAAAAATGAAATCTCAACAGAAAATGCTAAAAATCTAGCCTGAACTGTTTCAGAAATGAAACAATGAAAAATGTATTTAAATGATAAACCTACATCAACAATTTCGGATATAACAACCATTGCAAAACGATTTGCTAGAAACAATAAAGTTGATCTAGTTGTAGTTGATTATCTACAATTAATGTCAGATTCTTCAAAAGCAAGTATGGAAAATCGTCAATTGGAAGTAAGCAAGATTTCGAGATCCTTAAAGCAACTTGCTAGAGAATTAGAATGTCCTGTTTTAGCATTAAGCCAGTTAAGTAGAAATGTTGAAAAGCGGGAAGATAAAACTCCTATTTTGTCAGATTTAAGAGAATCAGGAACAATTGAACAAGATGCCGATATGGTTATTTTTTTACATAGAAAAGATTATTATAATAAGCACAACATTAACGATGATAACGATAAAGTAGAAGCTATTGACAAAAGTGAAATTGTTAACGGCAGTTCTTCTTTAACCAATGTCATTGTAGCAAAAAATAGACATGGGGCTATTGGAATTGTACAACTATTATTCCAACCAGAATGCAACAGGTTTATTTATGAAAAAAAGAAAAATTAA